Proteins found in one Candidatus Margulisiibacteriota bacterium genomic segment:
- the tyrS gene encoding tyrosine--tRNA ligase has translation MKNAAEQLEIIKRGAVEIIPEKELEEKLKKDRPLRIKFGADPSAPDIHLGHTVVLNKLRQFQELGHHIIFLIGDFTAMIGDPTGKSETRKALSKEQVEENAKSYKEQVFKVLDKHKTEVVYNSDWLEKMSLMDVFKLSAQYTVARMLERKDFAARFENEKDISILEFLYPLLQGHDSVHLKADIEIGGTDQKFNLLMGRTLQQKAGQEAQIVLTMPLLEGTDGVQKMSKSLGNYIGITEAPNEIFGKTMSISDTLMLRYYELLTSEPLAEVKSLHPMEAKKKLARLIVARFYGEKEAGAAEEHFTSVFKKGELPQEIEMISLNRGELPLIDLLAETKLAPSRSEAKRLIQQGGVSVDGATITDEKTNVSLANERTIKVGKRKFLRVKNG, from the coding sequence ATGAAAAACGCAGCGGAACAACTGGAGATCATCAAACGGGGAGCGGTCGAAATTATTCCCGAAAAGGAGCTGGAGGAAAAGCTTAAGAAAGATCGTCCCCTCCGGATAAAGTTTGGCGCCGATCCGTCGGCTCCCGATATTCACCTGGGCCACACCGTCGTCTTGAACAAGCTCCGCCAGTTCCAGGAGCTGGGGCATCACATCATTTTCCTGATCGGCGATTTTACCGCCATGATCGGCGACCCGACTGGAAAATCGGAGACCCGGAAAGCTCTTTCCAAAGAACAGGTCGAAGAAAACGCCAAATCCTACAAAGAACAGGTTTTCAAAGTCCTCGATAAACATAAGACCGAAGTCGTTTATAATTCCGACTGGCTGGAAAAGATGAGCCTGATGGATGTCTTCAAACTTTCCGCCCAGTACACCGTCGCCCGAATGCTGGAACGTAAGGATTTTGCCGCTCGCTTCGAGAACGAGAAAGATATTTCCATCCTCGAATTCCTTTACCCGCTGCTGCAAGGACATGATTCGGTCCACCTGAAGGCTGATATTGAAATTGGCGGGACCGACCAGAAGTTTAACTTGCTGATGGGGCGGACCCTCCAGCAGAAAGCGGGGCAGGAGGCCCAAATTGTCCTGACGATGCCGCTGCTTGAAGGGACCGACGGGGTCCAGAAGATGAGCAAGTCGCTTGGCAACTATATCGGCATCACCGAAGCGCCGAACGAGATCTTTGGGAAAACAATGTCGATCTCCGACACTCTGATGCTGCGCTACTACGAACTGCTGACCAGCGAACCGCTGGCCGAGGTCAAGTCGCTTCACCCGATGGAAGCGAAGAAAAAACTCGCTCGTTTGATCGTGGCCCGCTTTTACGGCGAGAAAGAAGCCGGCGCGGCGGAAGAGCATTTTACTTCGGTTTTCAAAAAAGGGGAGCTTCCCCAGGAAATTGAAATGATTTCCCTTAATCGCGGCGAACTGCCGCTGATCGATCTCCTGGCCGAAACCAAGCTTGCCCCTTCAAGATCGGAAGCCAAGCGGCTGATCCAGCAGGGTGGCGTGTCGGTCGACGGTGCCACGATAACTGACGAAAAAACCAATGTTTCCTTGGCGAACGAACGGACGATCAAGGTCGGTAAACGGAAATTTCTGCGCGTCAAAAATGGCTAA
- the holA gene encoding DNA polymerase III subunit delta, whose product MANLHLIYGDERLLVDEKIAAFKKSVADPSINLELLEGDSVTPGDLSNALQTQTLLGGDKVVIVREIDVTSDNQADFMAPLINLAPGVTAVFHFSSIDKRMKFFKFLTERAEVTECKSFAPWETEQIENWVWERAQKNGKKLIGDAGRLLIEICGTDLAFLASEIDKLATYVGKKPEINSTDVNKAASQGEVNVFALTDALRYKNLPQALGLFQNLLHNRVELLPLLGLLRTQYRLMLQIKALPGRDRNPFNVAKAIGGNQFNVRKCLETIDRFSLAELKADIQLLLETNLKLKSGESQTVVFETLLTALCGS is encoded by the coding sequence ATGGCTAATCTCCATTTAATATACGGCGACGAACGTTTGCTGGTCGATGAAAAAATCGCCGCCTTCAAAAAATCGGTCGCTGATCCGTCGATCAACCTCGAACTGCTGGAAGGGGACTCTGTCACCCCCGGCGACTTAAGCAACGCCCTTCAGACCCAAACTCTTCTTGGCGGCGACAAGGTTGTGATCGTCCGCGAGATCGACGTTACCTCCGATAATCAGGCCGACTTTATGGCCCCGTTGATCAATCTCGCCCCCGGGGTGACCGCCGTTTTTCATTTCTCTTCAATCGATAAGCGGATGAAGTTTTTCAAGTTCCTGACCGAGCGGGCGGAAGTGACCGAGTGCAAGTCATTCGCTCCCTGGGAGACCGAGCAGATCGAGAACTGGGTTTGGGAGCGGGCGCAAAAGAACGGGAAAAAGCTGATCGGCGACGCGGGGCGCCTGCTGATCGAGATCTGCGGGACCGACCTGGCTTTTCTGGCCAGCGAGATCGACAAGCTTGCCACTTATGTCGGTAAAAAGCCGGAGATCAATTCAACCGATGTCAATAAGGCCGCGTCGCAAGGAGAGGTGAATGTCTTCGCGCTGACCGACGCGCTTCGTTACAAAAACCTGCCGCAGGCGCTGGGCCTTTTCCAAAACCTCCTTCACAACCGGGTGGAACTCCTGCCGCTCCTGGGGCTCCTGCGGACCCAGTACCGGCTGATGCTGCAGATCAAAGCGTTGCCGGGGCGGGACCGCAATCCCTTTAACGTCGCTAAAGCGATCGGCGGGAACCAATTCAACGTCCGCAAATGTCTGGAGACGATCGACCGTTTCTCGCTTGCTGAACTAAAAGCCGATATTCAACTGTTGTTGGAAACAAACTTAAAATTGAAATCCGGCGAGTCGCAAACGGTCGTCTTCGAGACTTTGCTGACCGCCCTGTGCGGGTCGTAA